In a single window of the Acyrthosiphon pisum isolate AL4f chromosome X, pea_aphid_22Mar2018_4r6ur, whole genome shotgun sequence genome:
- the LOC100165431 gene encoding very-long-chain 3-oxoacyl-CoA reductase-B, whose protein sequence is MEFWCWLWWLTNAVVCCVGTAVVVRRLLVPWTYWLGRRALCWCRYVLFHGHGDIGPGQQRAPPACRCCGGVNFDGMAGSWAVVTGCTDGIGKEYAIQLADRGMNVALVSRNLHKLLDVSQQIDQRHAGRVKTKIIVADFTSSGGTVSLSGTYDAVRRGLGRLDVRLLVNNAGVGYARPERLLDLAPCCTGTLPDPCRDVIECNALATVAMCRIVMPLMVVDDTGSDDGRGGDDAEGDYRQRVDDTEYTSPKRGGGGVVINVSSVSARVPCPLLSVYGATKAFIEKFSVELAAEYDEESAKNQIAVRCLTPGFVATKMSRIRPTSTGDTGWTYTPVPRSYANHSLRSLDCHCFCGLKMRERAQTDRNVEGEDGKTDEPGWLARMVSVVFDSPSSPLSAGRSGVTTTGYPSHTFMLMAVNVVRWVFGDQYLSSAAGQMMCGMRNRIAAKMQKQKSSAEFENQSHDSGSSHS, encoded by the exons ATGGAGTTTTGGTGCTGGCTGTGGTGGTTGACCAACGCGGTCGTGTGTTGCGTGGGCACGGCGGTCGTCGTCCGCCGGTTACTGGTACCGTGGACGTACTGGTTGGGCCGACGGGCCCTGTGCTGGTGCCGGTACGTTCTGTTCCACGGCCACGGAGACATCGGGCCCGGGCAACAGCGTGCCCCGCCGGCTTGTCGGTGCTGCGGTGGCGTGAACTTTGACGGCATGGCTGGCAGCTGGGCGG TGGTGACTGGTTGCACCGACGGAATCGGAAAAGAGTACGCGATTCAG TTGGCTGACCGTGGAATGAATGTGGCGCTGGTCAGTCGGAATTTACACAAGTTGCTAGACGTATCGCAGCAGATCG ACCAACGGCACGCGGGTCGAGTGAAGACTAAGATCATCGTAGCGGACTTCACGTCGTCCGGTGGCACCGTCTCGCTGTCTGGGACTTATGACGCGGTGCGCCGCGGACTTGGCCGGTTGGACGTGCGGTTGCTGGTGAACAACGCGGGCGTGGGTTACGCGCGACCCGAACGTCTGCTTGACCTGGCGCCCTGCTGTACGGGCACGCTACCCGATCCGTGCCGGGACGTGATCGAGTGCAACGCACTGGCCACCGTGGCCATGTGCCGCATAGTCATGCCACTGATGGTTGTCGACGATACGGGCAGCGACGACGGCCGCGGAGGCGATGATGCGGAAGGAGACTATCGGCAGCGAGTGGATGACACGGAATACACGTCTCCTAAACGAGGAGGCGGAGGCGTCGTCATAAACGTGTCGTCAGTATCGGCTAGGGTGCCGTGTCCGCTGCTCAGCGTTTACGGTGCCACCAAg GCGTTTATTGAAAAGTTTTCGGTGGAGCTGGCGGCCGAGTACGACGAAGAGAGCGCGAAAAATCAGATCGCGGTCCGGTGCCTGACGCCCGGTTTCGTGGCTACCAAGATGAGCAGGATCCGACCGACGTCCACCGGTGACACGGGCTGGACGTACACGCCGGTACCGCGGTCATACGCCAACCATTCGCTCAGGTCGTTGGACTGCCACTGCTTTTGCGGCCTGAAAATGCGGGAGCGAGCGCAGACCGACCGAAACGTCGAAGGCGAAGATGGTAAGACCGACGAACCAGGATGGTTAGCGAGGATGGTCAGCGTCGTCTTCGACTCGCCGTCGTCACCGCTATCAGCCGGGCGGTCCGGCGTCACGACTACCGGCTACCCGTCGCACACGTTCATG ctgatgGCGGTGAACGTAGTCCGTTGGGTGTTCGGCGATCAATATTTGTCTAGCGCCGCTGGCCAGATGATGTGCGGTATGCGGAACCGGATTGCAGCCAAGATGCAAAAACAGAAGTCCAGCGCCGAGTTCGAGAACCAAAGCCACGATTCTGGTAGTAGTCACAGCTAG
- the LOC100167470 gene encoding very-long-chain 3-oxoacyl-CoA reductase, whose product MSSTAGQSTSSGGSSTNSVLEKLGLLLVALVVLRLTRATMRFAYRHVFGPSALCRGTVDFVKCGKWAVVTGATDGLGKAYARQLAGRGMDVVLVSRTQAKLEATAEEIRAEHPSRRIKCVRADFTDPDTATVYSHIGRELHGLEVGVLVNNVGLSYPHPEYFLRAVEDRSGDADGGKAASSAGWGPQMLDDMIRCNITSMVNMCRLVMPGMVDRKRGCVINIGSTASRIPCPLLTMYGATKKFVEKFSRELNTEYGGRGKHGTNITVQCVMPGFVATKMSKIARTSLLVPSPDTFVRSALQTTGLEPVTTGYLPHSLMVKGIELAESISESMMARTVMNNMLGLRSKALRRQAREQQQREEAQAAAATDE is encoded by the exons ATGTCCTCTACAGCGGGACAGTCCACGTCGTCCGGCGGCTCGTCCACCAACAGTGTTCTGGAGAAGTTGGGCCTGTTGCTCGTAGCCCTTGTCGTACTCCGCCTCACCAGGGCCACCATGCGGTTTGCTTACCGGCACGTGTTCGGCCCGTCGGCCCTGTGCCGGGGCACCGTCGACTTCGTCAAGTGTGGCAAGTGGGCCG TTGTGACAGGCGCCACGGACGGGCTGGGCAAGGCATACGCCCGTCAACTGGCCGGCCGCGGCATGGACGTCGTGCTGGTCAGCCGGACGCAGGCCAAACTGGAGGCGACCGCCGAAGAGATCCGTGCTGAGCACCCGAGCCGCCGCATCAAGTGCGTCCGAGCTGACTTCACCGACCCGGACACGGCCACGGTGTACAGCCACATTGGTCGGGAGCTGCACGGGCTCGAGGTGGGCGTGTTGGTCAACAATGTTGGCCTGTCGTACCCGCACCCCGAGTACTTCTTGAGGGCCGTCGAAGACCGGTCCGGCGACGCTGACGGTGGAAAGGCCGCCTCGTCTGCCGGATGGGGACCGCAAATGTTGGACGACATGATCCGGTGCAACATCACGTCCATGGTCAACATGTGTCGGCTGGTGATGCCTGGCATGGTCGACCGGAAACGCGGGTGCGTCATCAACATCGGAAGCACCGCGTCCCGGATTCCGTGCCCTCTGTTGACTATGTACGGGGCCACCAAG AAATTCGTTGAGAAATTTAGTCGTGAACTGAACACCGAATACGGTGGCAGAGGCAAGCACGGCACAAATATCACTGTGCAGTGCGTGATGCCTGGATTCGTGGCCACCAAGATGAGCAAGATCGCGCGTACCTCTTTATTGGTTCCGTCGCCAGACACTTTCGTCCGATCGGCACTTCAGACCACCGGACTAGAACCGGTCACCACTGGTTACCTGCCACACTCACTGATG GTGAAAGGGATCGAACTCGCTGAGAGCATATCCGAGTCGATGATGGCCCGGACAGTGATGAACAACATGCTGGGCCTCCGGTCCAAGGCCTTGCGCAGGCAAGCCAGAGAACAACAACAGCGAGAGGAAGCGCaggccgccgccgccactgacGAATAA
- the LOC115033433 gene encoding uncharacterized protein LOC115033433: MESESSPQRHLENVNTPSEIDQAPLNSTTSSVPSAIIIISDSDDENNVDGNVVIVIDSDEDKNKIKRESLDRYNRRLKYKMRRAINILLRYNSHLSEENISYLENKKYEMRCGNNNRVVENVVNRVSRVESERPRSEKQILRGLQTLRRRYLEAIRASYEIIEIWLRHNVESDCDALTDCMKWASPFIINKKNYMPVMTSPYDGEVLSNDLDSFVKNIGFSDSESSSGESEISSGQNERTYDILYFDDGVFYENPSLNLQHHTNHTKKKPHNQNLTPQQRLKQRKQRLKQRKQWLKRRQQLRDRFKISRLEPGSLAGPDDVCVSDGQTRHQPSPRIDAITPALDDQESCINDELPCRCNNRQIVETNSLSSETATSSSHAITNDLLTTPIMRVQRRSRSRTRNHSTPRRLCTVSPPISRAHIKPPEQMREKSRSPLHAPGSPTLPLVPTIPRLSPSHLPRSPSTDTTTTTDIGASTVTTTTTGRPHLSQSPPEALGSTLQRVLTDDDDGASATLSQVALTLLELSEQ; the protein is encoded by the coding sequence ATGGAGTCTGAATCATCACCACAGCGGCATctagaaaatgtaaatacaccGAGCGAAATTGACCAAGCCCCTTTGAACTCTACCACTTCCTCCGTTCCATCAGCTATAATCATCATAAGTGATAGTGACGATGAAAACAATGTTGATGGTAACGTAGTTATTGTCATAGATTCCGatgaagataaaaataaaattaagaggGAATCGTTGGACAGGTATAATCGCcggctaaaatataaaatgcgaAGGGCAATTAATATCCTTCTTAGATATAATAGTCATTTGTCTGAGGAAAATATTTCgtatttagaaaacaaaaaatatgaaatgagATGTGGAAATAATAATAGGGTAGTAGAAAATGTGGTCAATCGGGTGTCAAGAGTTGAATCCGAACGACCTCGGTCAGAAAAACAGATATTACGTGGCTTACAGACATTAAGGCGCCGGTATTTAGAAGCCATTAGGGCTTCGTACGAAATTATAGAAATCTGGCTACGTCACAATGTCGAAAGTGATTGCGATGCGTTAACGGACTGCATGAAATGGGCCAgcccatttattataaataaaaaaaattacatgccAGTAATGACGTCACCATATGACGGAGAAGTCTTATCGAATGATTTGGAttcatttgttaaaaatatcgGTTTTAGTGATTCGGAGTCTTCGAGCGGCGAATCTGAGATATCGTCGGGCCAAAATGAACGtacatatgatatattatattttgatgatggTGTATTTTATGAAAACCCATCACTTAACCTGCAGCATCATACGAATCATACAAAAAAGAAGCCACACAACCAAAATTTAACGCCTCAGCAGCGGTTGAAACAACGTAAGCAGCGGTTGAAACAACGTAAGCAGTGGTTGAAACGTCGTCAGCAACTACGAGATCGTTTTAAGATCAGTCGACTAGAACCGGGCTCTTTGGCCGGGCCAGACGACGTGTGTGTGTCAGATGGGCAAACACGACATCAACCCTCGCCACGCATTGATGCCATTACCCCCGCACTGGACGAtcaagaatcttgtattaatgATGAGCTACCCTGCCGATGTAATAATAGACAGATAGTAGAAACCAACAGTTTGTCGTCCGAGACTGCGACGTCATCGTCTCACGCAATCACGAACGACCTGTTGACGACGCCAATAATGCGGGTTCAGCGCCGTAGTCGCAGTCGCACCCGTAACCACAGTACGCCGCGGCGATTGTGCACAGTGTCGCCGCCCATCAGTCGCGCGCACATCAAACCCCCAGAGCAGATGCGGGAGAAGTCGAGATCACCACTACATGCGCCGGGGTCACCCACTCTTCCATTAGTACCCACAATCCCTCGCCTATCACCGTCGCATCTGCCGCGTTCACCCTCCACCGACACCACTACCACCACCGATATTGGCGCTAGTACCGTAACTACAACGACCACCGGGCGACCTCATTTGTCACAGTCACCACCAGAAGCGCTCGGGTCCACCCTGCAGCGGGTATTaactgacgacgacgacggcgctAGCGCTACGCTTTCGCAAGTCGCACTCACATTACTTGAACTTTCCGAACAGTAG